The DNA window ATTGACGTCTGACTGCTTTTAAATGGCATTAAATCAGACTAATCGGTTTAATAAAGGGTCTTATCTCTCTCTGATGAAACACATGTGCTTGTAATGGATAGAAAATGAAATGTTTAAGTTGCTGTGCAGTTTAAGTTGTATTAAACATTTAGGCTGGGTTTGTCTGAGAGGGATTGACTGCCTTACACAAGCTGTTTCAAATCACAAATGGCATTTTCTGTTCTTCTAAACTCTCAGGCACAGCCTGAGTGGTGTTTTTAATGATCATATTTCTgaattttttcttcattttctgtTTGTCAATGCTTTTGGCCAGTCAGATCTCAACAGGCGGATGTCTCTCTGTGATAGTTCAGTTTTGCACTCCTAGCATTTTACATTGCatgttaaacatgtaaataagTACTGTACAATATAAAGATACATCCAGAGTCTataattgttacattttattaacaACTGTATGGATAGCTGCTAGTTTCCAAACGCTCAATTTCATGCTAACAAAAGATACATGTTCTGATGCTGTGTACATACAATAACATGCTAACCAGTCAAACCAATtctttttgtcctttttttgtCTCTTTATACATTAAGCAATCTTTTtcataataatgattatttttactattttttgtgaaatattgtgGGCACAGTTGTTTGAATGTACACCATGGTATGGGTGAGGCAAGGAAAAGCAGCAGGTAACATTAGGGAATAATCTGATTAATGTGCTACAATTCTCGatattagtttagttttagtttctgttcCTGACGATTGGGTTGTCATGGTCCTAACCTTCGACCACCACTTGTTCCACAATGCCCCGGCCCTTTACAGCTCCCCCTGCAGATCGTCCCCTGGAATCCGTAGGATAAAACCCGGCCACCAGGAGCTCGCATTTGAGCCCCAACCCCAGGAAAAAGATGGTTTGACATATCCAGGTCTTACCCCAGGTTGAGGAGTTCAagcatcttggggttttgttcatgagtaagGCAGGGTTGGAACGTGATATTGACAGACCAATtgatgcagcagcagcagtaaagtggtcgatgtaccggtccgttgtggtaaagaaggagctgagccgaaaggcaaagctctctatTTACCGGTCAACCTACATTCTTACTCTTACCTATGGTcgtgagctttgggtcatgactgaaaggacaagatctcggatacaagtgggCGAAATTTGTTTCCTTCTCagagtggcagggcgcacccttttAGATAGGGAGAGGAGCTTTGTCACCCGGGAGGATAATTGAGTAGAGCCGCTgttcctccacatcaagagaagtcagctgaggtggctcgggcatctgtttcggatgcctcctggacgcctacctagggaggagttccaggcatgtcccatgGAGAGGAGGCCACGgtgaagacccaggacacgctgtaGGGACTATGTCTATGACTATGTCAGGGAACGCTTTGGGATACCCCTGGATGACATGGatgaagtgtctggggagagggaagtctggggttctctcctaagaatGCTGCCCCCTGACCTGCCCCGGAAAAGTGGACAAAAATGAGTTGAGATGAGTAATTTTACTTAGGATTTACAAGCAGGCTAGTAGATTAGGGATTGTTTTTTATGGTGTCAGACCAAGGtttgttatttttacagttttgctctacaacacaaaatacacacaatcCTGGGCCATTTATGAATTTTAAAGCCGCTGGTCTGAAGTTGCTACATAAGAACTCCAATACAGGTATTTGAGAGCACACAAAAGTTAcagctaattttattttaaatgaaattgtaaaataaagtaatgttttatCTCTGGAGTGACTGCACAGTTTCTTATCTTACCTGCTTTCAGAATCTTATGACATTTgctggaaaacaagacaaaaacggAAAAAGAAAACTCACAGTCAGACAAGAAGATAAAGTACAATTCTTTTCATATTCTAGGGGTTTGGAGCAGAGTTATTcaaacttttttcttcttttttttcaaagttttctttttgtgtgcaaaattaagtaaaatcactTGGTAATGGCACAAagttgcatttttacatttttaaattaaacttattttGTTCTCAATACATTAAGGAAACAGTATAGTGTTGCaaacaaataagtatttttttcactTCAAAATGTTCATTAATAAGCATGATAGcctacagtatatgtatttataatttcgATACACAATTTAAGCTGTTGgtttttatagtttaaaataaGATTGTGATTAAGATGAAATTGTGACTTTTTCagtcttttaaaaagtaatttattattaaaataataaatatgcagTTTGGTTGCTTACCACAAGATGGCGCTGTAATACAGATGTTTGTATTGTAGTCCTACACTAAACTAGGATGCcgttttttaatcatatttttaacTCCTTAAACCAACCATTTATGAAACAAATGTTGCACAAGGATTCAAGGTCATTTTTTGTCAAGGTTACACATTGATTAGTAATCTCTTCCTCTTTGGGTATTTTTAGCCTCTGCTGATTGCCCATCTCACCGTGAGAGCCCTTGACTCCAGCCTCTAATTCCTCCTTCGTTTATGTCCACGGAACGGATCTGCAAGTGTGAAAGGAAATTACTGCTCTCCAACATCAACAATCCTCTTTTAAATTGTGGTGTTTATGGTACCATAAAGACAGCAGGGTGTCAGGGAAGTGTGTGTCAGGTGAGGAGGTGAGACACTGccataaacacacagataaagCTCTACATTCCAGGATTTGACACATCAAGCCAGGCGGAATGAATGGGATTAAACTGTTTGTAATGACAGAGCAGTgacaatgtgctgtgatttgcaggTCTCATAATCACTATAAACACGGGGACGGACAAGGCGCCACTGGTATTAGAAATGGTTAGTATGTGAACTTTTTTGCTCAGACAAGACGACAAGAAAACCGTTGTAATGTTAAACAGACAACACTgtaaatgggctctatgcacagctagtgttttacagccaatgataaacttccagtgaacgtTTAATGTGACTATTGTCAATTTCGCAAGGTTCTGTTTACatcattgatgttgtaatgtaattacaatacatttagttaaatagacttacagtaagcattcatttagttgtagTTATCTAGCATCGTCAGGATCAGCAGGTTAGCGCAGAAACTCTTACACCAGTATTGAAAATACTGGTGTAAAGTAAACAGAATTTAATGCTGTGCTTCTTTTCGggctgagacccactttatattgtaaagaaatcagatatTAAATGAAAGTTCACCAGAAGtgctgaggctggctggctgaaatgaAGTATGTGTGCAAATAGCTCATTTAATAATGTAAACAGTATTCAAATTGATCAAGTTTCACCCTTTTTATAATTGAAAatacaatattgtttatttatgtgatgTGTGGTGATCAGGCGGTAAATGTTTTGCCTCActtgtaaattacaaaaatgattcCCACAGAGTGTTTTTTTAATAACGATTTATTATGTGCAAACCATGTGCAAACCATGTGGTTACCAAAGTTCAATTTTTATGAGGCAAGCCACCGAGCTTTTATCTGCCATTTgttggttttatttgttttatttcatgttaacatcaacttctttatgttcaatcattcattcattcattcattcattcattttctttttggctcagtccctttattaatctggggtcaccacagcggaataaacagccaacttatccagcatattttacgctgctgatgcccttccagctgcaacccaccactgggaaacattcatttaCTCTCATTTACTCAcgtacactgcggacaatttagcttatctaattcacctatactgcatgtctttggacttgtgggggaaaccggagcgcccggaAGAAAGCCACcgcaacaaggggagaacatgcaaactccacacaaaaatggcaactgacatagccgagactcaaactagcaaccttcttgctgtgaggtgatgtggctacccactgcgccaccgcagcACCTTTATAATGATGTATTATttataattctaaataatttaaaagtataaaaaagaCATGATATTATAGATATTTTCCATTTCAGTTTATTGaaaaaaatgatgacaaaaagaAGGAAAAACTTGCTCAAAACATTTTTAGAATTAAGACATATCAAAACATGGCATTTGTCAACCTGGAAATTTCTGCAGCAGTTCGTTTTGTTGGATGAAAGTGAAATAAAAGAGCCTACAAAACTGTGCTTTAAGAAACAATTGAGTAGGATTACCTTTTCCCTTTAAACATTAAAGATAAGGTCAACCCTACCCAGATGTTACAAACTCATAAAGAGAGGTTCTACAAGCACTATCATGAATATCATAACACCATGGCTCAACATCAATTACACTACACTTAATGTAAGCATAGTGTTTAATTGAATAATTCACATGACATAATTGATGTCAAACCACTGGTCCTTTTGTGCGGTTCAAATATATCTCACTTATTTCTACCATTGCTCCTGACACATACCACCTATCTTCTTAAACAATGCTTTTGTACTGACAAATTCACTTAGATTGTCCATACACCTGAGGTAACAccattaattacaataataacagtttgaaaaaaaataataataaaaaataaatttccaAAAGTTCATTCAAATAGCCTAAAAGTTACAATTCATCTCTCATCTTATCACCCTTAGGGCGAACTAGCCTGCCAATAAAAAGGATGGAGTTGGTCTTGTTGTCTTTCACAAGGAAAATGAAGGGATGGTCGGCGTAAAAGAGCTTGGGGTTCCTCATCTTCTCACTGCCGAAAATGCTGGGGTCAAATGGGTTTCCCTCTGTGTCCCACTCCAAGGAGGAGGCATGGAAGACATTGGAGAGGTAAAGGTCTTTCTTGCCGGAAATGTTGGACAGATCTGCCTTAGACTTGTCCACAGCTTCAGTGAGACCGAGTTCTCCAAGATGTTTCTGCAAAGCAAGGAAAAAGATGCTTGTACATCATGCATGGAGAGAGAAAGAGTGGTTTACGAGCAACTGTGAGGCAGAAATCTGTCATATTCACCTGAAGGTCGTGGCTGACTTCCATGCTCACTTTGGGCAAAGAGATGGCGACCGCTCTCTCCTCAAGTTTGCTAATCCAGGTGTCCAGCTGCTGGCGGGTGAGAAGATTCTCCAGCCGATCCAGAGGCTCCACGTGGTACGGCATGATGAAAATCATGCTGGACTTCTTATGCGCCAAAGGCATGCTGACTATTAGAAACCTGTTCTCCGTGTCTTCATAGAAGCCGTAGATTCCTGTAAAAGACGAGAACTGTTAAATACCTATGTGGATATTATTGACTTTTTAATAGGAGACAACAGGCTGTTGGGTTTACAGTACCTGTGCGATGCATCATTGGGACAGAGACTGTGTGAGAGCGGGTCACCAGGAAACCACGGTTGTCaaccatcttgtggtggaacttCTCATCCCAGTGGGCTGTGGAAAcaagtacattttattattattattaaattatttttgtcatattttaaaataaaatagaaaaaataattgACAGAACTATATAGAAGATTAGGGCTGTTTAGTTTCACATTGTGTAATAGCTTACTGTAAGTGTTTTAAGGAAAAGGGTTTCTGAGAAATTTTCTAGTAAAGTGAACTATTTGTGAATAAGAATAAGAACAGCTGTGCTCATTGCAGAATCACATAACATAATTTATAAATACTTACGTTTGAAGAACATAGCATTGACGATCATAGCCCCGTCTGTGTTTTTCACATCCTTTGTAATTTCTGGCAGCTTTCCATCAGTTGTCTTGGCGGCCCACTCATTGATGGAGTTAATAGCACTTCTCTTGTCGCGGAAGTTGATTTTGGAGTGCTCGTAGTTGTAGTGCTTCTTGCTGTTCTTAACAAAGTCTTCAGCAAAGCTGACAGAGCTGGGGCCGTACAGCCTGTTACTGATTTTCCACGTCACATTGCGGGTCTGCGGGTCACTGACCTCAGTCAGAAGCTCTGATAAGCCCGTATGCAGATGCTCGTCTTTCAGAGCGTCAGCCTTCAGGACGCTCTTCACCTGGGATGCAGTGGAGGACTTGCTTCCCATTGCCACCATACCAAGAGAAGATGCCACCACCACAGGTGAGATGAGGATGTTCTCGAGACCCTTTTCTTTAGCCACATTGTGGTAGAGATTGAAGGCCAGATTGGCGCTGGTGTCTGCCATGGAGGTTGCATGAGTGCTCAACTTTTTGTCCTCACCGGACACGGCCACAGCCAAAAGGCACAGAGCAATGAGGCTGGATACCCACATTCTGGCTGGATTTTTGGATACGAAAAGCCTATAGCAGAGAGATTACAAGTGATACTTAGTGCAAATTGCCCAATTTATcagaaatgctcattttaataTTCCATGTGTCAGATTTAGAAACAAAAGGCTGCAAACTAAATTGGTAAACCTACAGAAATTAAGGCTGtaggttatgtttttttttttagaccaaaGCAGTTGTACAATATAAAGGCTAATTTTAATATTTCATGTGTCAGTTTTATAGAAACAAAAGGCTGCAAACtagtgttttttaatgttttttatcacTTTTATTTAAGTCTTTGTATTGTAAATTGGTAAACCTACAGAAATTAAGGCTGtaggttatgttttttttttagaccaaAGCAGTTGTACAATATAAAGGCTAATTTTAATATTTCATGTGTCAGTTTTATAGAAACAAAAGGCTGCAAACtagtgttttttaatgttttttatcacTTTTATTTAAGTCTTTGTATTGTAAATTGGTAAACCTACAGAAATTAAACCTGTAGGTCATGTTTTCTAGACCAGTTAAACAATAGCAGCGGCGTAGACTAATCTCACGGGAATGtgctgcttaaagggatagttcacccaaaaacaaaacaactggaAGCTTTTGCTCTAGAGTCTAGcctatcattaattcattcaagaCACAACACAGAGGCTGATCAAAGATTGTAAAGATTAAATATAATAAGGTTGTAAATTCCTGAACAAACTGACCTTAAGGTGTTTTCAAGAGCCATGGGTATTACCTTTATTTTACCTGTATATGGTTTTTACTCTCAAAGTGCTAGGAGCTGTTGACtgctaaattttttattaaaatatgtttcagTCAGCTTTGTCTTTGATGGACactagggtgagtaaattaacagcaaataccttttttttttgtggtgaatTATCCCTTAAACATGAGCCTGTTTTTTAGGCATTTCTGAAATGTGCTTAATGTTGAATATTAGAGCAGTTTTTGGATTCAGTTGCCAACTACACTTGAGTGTATGTAAGATGATATGTGTCTTTATGCAGCAGCAACCGCAGCATTGTTGTCCAttagcatttgttttgtttttccatctcttttttttctttgtatgttgCTTTTTTATCATCGTGAATACCTTGATATGTTTTCATATTCATAGTTGTCAACGATATGGATTTTCACTCTGAAAGACAAGAGGTGCATTTGGGTAATCTACACAAAAGTATGTTTATATACATTGGTAACTGTGCTAAATCAACTCCTTGCTGTATT is part of the Danio rerio strain Tuebingen ecotype United States chromosome 15, GRCz12tu, whole genome shotgun sequence genome and encodes:
- the serpinh1b gene encoding serpin H1b precursor, coding for MWVSSLIALCLLAVAVSGEDKKLSTHATSMADTSANLAFNLYHNVAKEKGLENILISPVVVASSLGMVAMGSKSSTASQVKSVLKADALKDEHLHTGLSELLTEVSDPQTRNVTWKISNRLYGPSSVSFAEDFVKNSKKHYNYEHSKINFRDKRSAINSINEWAAKTTDGKLPEITKDVKNTDGAMIVNAMFFKPHWDEKFHHKMVDNRGFLVTRSHTVSVPMMHRTGIYGFYEDTENRFLIVSMPLAHKKSSMIFIMPYHVEPLDRLENLLTRQQLDTWISKLEERAVAISLPKVSMEVSHDLQKHLGELGLTEAVDKSKADLSNISGKKDLYLSNVFHASSLEWDTEGNPFDPSIFGSEKMRNPKLFYADHPFIFLVKDNKTNSILFIGRLVRPKGDKMRDEL